The Rhodococcus sp. B50 DNA window ACCGACGCGGTGGACTCCTCCGTCCGCAGGTCGCCGAGCCGCGCGGTGATCTTGGGATGGCGGCGACGGAACTCGGAGACCAGGTCGACGATCGGCCCGGTCGCGAGGGCGGGGAACACCATGAGATCCAGCCGGCCGGTGACTTCCGTCGTGGACACGGTGAGCAGTTCTTCGACGGCGTTCACGTCGCGCAGGATCTGCCGGCTCGGACCGATGAGGGCCTTGCCCGCTGCCGTGAGCACCATGCCGCGGCCGATGCGATGGAACAGGTGCACTCCGAGCTCACGTTCGAGGCTGCGCAGCGCCTGGGAGACGGTGGGCTGAGCGACCCCGAGTTCGGCGGCCGCGCCGTTGATGCCGTCGTTCTCCACGACGGCGAGAAAGTACTCGACCTGACGGAACTCCATGTCGTCACGCTTCCCAGGGGATGGCTGTGGTGGTTGCTACGAAGGCCGCAGCAGCAGGGGACAGGTCGCCGGGACGCATCACCAGTCCGACAGGACGCCGGAACGGCGGGTCCAACGACCGTACGACGGCGCCGGGGATCTGCTTCTCGGCGACGCGACGCGGAACCACCGTCCCCGCCGTACCCCGTTCGACGAACTGCCACAGGGCAGCCTGGTTGGCGCAGTCGACGACGACGTTCTGTTCCCCGAGCAGCTCACCGGTGCGCGCCGCACTTGCGCGGGAACCGAGGTCGAGAACCAGCGGGAAGTCGCGGACCTGGGCCCGGGTGACGGGATCAGGCACGTCGGCAGTGAGCTCGGGATGCAGCGCGAGCACCATCTCCTGCTCGAGGACCGGGACGGTGATCATGCCGGCATGCTCGACCGACAGGTCGGTGATGCCTATCTCCGCTTCGCCGCGGCGCAGCGCCGCGTGCACCCCAGGAGGTCCTTCCGCGTCGTTCACCCGCACGGTCAGGTTGGGATAGCGCGTGCGGAAGCGCTGGACGAACTCGACGACCGGATGGATCGAGAACGTCGCGTAGGTGACGATCTCGACGCGGCCGGCCTCGAGATCGCGCACCGCCGCGACCTTCTGCTTCGCCCGCTCGACGTCGGCGAGGATCCGGCGCGCGGCAACCTCGAGGACCCGACCGTCCTCGGTGAGAGTGAGCCGTCGACCGGTGCGGTCGAACAAGGTCGTGTCGAGGCGCCGTTCGAGGGTACGGATGGCCTGCGACAACGACGGCTGCGAAATATAAAGAGCCTGAGCAGCCTTCGTGATCCCGCCGTGGTCGACGACGGCCACGAAATAGGTCACGAGGTGCAAGTCCACCCGGTTATCGTAGGCGACGGCCGGAATCGCCCCGCACGGAACCGTCAGGAAGGGGCGTCACCGGGGCGCGGCACCTGCCATCCTCCGGTGAACACCGGCTCGCGTTTCTCGACGAAGGCGCGCATCGCGTCGGGGGCGTCGGTGGCATGGTTGACCGCTTGCGAGCGAGCCTCGTTCTCGAGCGCTTCGCGGAGCGTGAGCGACGAGCCCTGCTCGAGCATCCGCGCCGACATGCTCACCGCGACCGGCGGGGCGGCGGCCAGCCGCACGGCCAGTTCGGTGGCGCGGTCGGCGAGCGCGTCGGGTTCGACGAGTTCTGTCACCAGACCCAGGGTGTACGCCTCCTCGGCGCTCACGATGTCGGCCAGCATGACCAGCCGCTTCGCCTGGTGTAGTCCGACCAGGCGCGGCAGGATCCACGATCCGCCGAAGTCCACCGACAGCCCGCGCCGCGCGAAGATCTGGCTGAACTTCGCGGTGCGGGAGGCGACGACCACATCGCACAGCAGCGCCATGTTCCATCCGGCGCCCACCGCATACCCCTCGACCTGCGCGACCAGCGGTTTGGAGAACTCCGCGACGGCGAGCGCCGTGCCGTTGATCTGGCGCATGCGGTCGAGGGGATGGGTGCTGTCGCGCCGCTCCATGTCGGCGCCGGTGCAGAAGTCGCCCCCGGCGCCGGTGAGGATCACGACGCGGACGGAGTCGTCGT harbors:
- a CDS encoding LysR family transcriptional regulator; this translates as MDLHLVTYFVAVVDHGGITKAAQALYISQPSLSQAIRTLERRLDTTLFDRTGRRLTLTEDGRVLEVAARRILADVERAKQKVAAVRDLEAGRVEIVTYATFSIHPVVEFVQRFRTRYPNLTVRVNDAEGPPGVHAALRRGEAEIGITDLSVEHAGMITVPVLEQEMVLALHPELTADVPDPVTRAQVRDFPLVLDLGSRASAARTGELLGEQNVVVDCANQAALWQFVERGTAGTVVPRRVAEKQIPGAVVRSLDPPFRRPVGLVMRPGDLSPAAAAFVATTTAIPWEA
- a CDS encoding enoyl-CoA hydratase/isomerase family protein, translated to MSDVLVAQDGPVATVTLNRPQRKNAMTLDAWRSLRETFGELQHDDSVRVVILTGAGGDFCTGADMERRDSTHPLDRMRQINGTALAVAEFSKPLVAQVEGYAVGAGWNMALLCDVVVASRTAKFSQIFARRGLSVDFGGSWILPRLVGLHQAKRLVMLADIVSAEEAYTLGLVTELVEPDALADRATELAVRLAAAPPVAVSMSARMLEQGSSLTLREALENEARSQAVNHATDAPDAMRAFVEKREPVFTGGWQVPRPGDAPS